The following are encoded together in the Candidatus Polarisedimenticolia bacterium genome:
- a CDS encoding GNAT family protein encodes MDLKEGTIVLREWREADAEALAQQANDRSVWLGLRDLFPHPYGIEDARRFIAMAVAIQPPRNFAIEVGGHLAGGIGYMPRTDVERIGAEVGYWLGSEFRGKGVATAALRLLSAHAFRSHPELRRLYAVPYATNRASARVLEKAGYRLEGTLRQSAVKDGRILDQWMYSLLRDEAPEIP; translated from the coding sequence GTGGACCTGAAGGAGGGAACGATCGTGCTGCGCGAATGGCGTGAAGCCGATGCGGAAGCGCTGGCGCAGCAGGCCAACGATCGCAGCGTCTGGCTCGGATTGAGGGACCTCTTTCCGCATCCTTACGGGATCGAGGATGCGAGGCGCTTCATCGCGATGGCCGTAGCGATCCAACCCCCCCGCAACTTCGCCATCGAGGTCGGCGGACATCTGGCGGGCGGTATCGGATACATGCCGCGCACCGACGTGGAGCGGATCGGAGCGGAGGTGGGGTACTGGCTGGGCTCCGAGTTCCGCGGGAAGGGAGTGGCGACCGCGGCGCTGCGGCTGCTGAGCGCCCATGCTTTCCGTTCCCACCCGGAGCTGAGGCGGCTGTATGCCGTGCCCTATGCTACGAACCGGGCCTCGGCCCGCGTCCTGGAGAAGGCGGGATACCGACTGGAAGGGACGCTGCGGCAGAGCGCCGTCAAGGATGGGAGAATCCTGGATCAGTGGATGTACTCTCTCCTGCGCGATGAGGCGCCGGAAATCCCATGA